The Meiothermus ruber DSM 1279 genome includes the window CGCCCGTAGCTATCCTGGCTGGCTGCCTCGGCAATCAGGGCGTCCCTGGGTGCGGTGCGCAACCCTTTTCCTACCCGATCCAAAAAGCGGTAGGCCAGCACCTGCCAGGGGGCCATTGCCAGGGCCAGCAGGGGCCGCAGCAGGGCTGGGAAGCCGTAGCCCAGCAGAATAAGCGGCTTCCTGGCGGCCATGCGATCGGAGATGCGCCCCCCAACCACCTTGAACAGGCTGGCGGTGGCCTCAGCAACGCCCTCTACCAGCCCCACCACCGTAGTAGAAGCCCCCAGCACCCCGGTTAGAAACAGCGGGAGCAGCGGATAGACCATCTCGGAGGCGATGTCCGTAAAAAAACTGACAGCACCCAGAACATATACTGCGGGGGGTAGTTTATTCACCAGCTCCACTCTATGCCCAACTTGTGGATAACTGAAGAATGCCCCTGGGTTTATCCAGGGACATTCTTCTGAGAGGGGGAAGCTACCAGAGCCGCTGACCCGGAACGGGGTTCATGTTGGTGAACATCTGGAAGAGCACCGGGCCATAGGCCAGCACCACCAGCACCACCGCAAGGCCAAACCAGAACCAGACCCGTTCGGTGAGCTGCACCAGCCCGCTGCCCTCGGGCTTGGACATTACCTCGGTGAAGGGCACCTCGGGGAGTACCCGGCTGGGTTCCCGGCGGTTTTGCAGGGCTGTGGCGAAAATCACGTAGAAGAACAGCAGGGCCGCGATGAACAGGATAACCCCTGAGACGATGTTCAGCGCCATCCAGGCCGCGCTTTCTTTGTAGGCCTCCATGGCGATGGGGCTGCCGGAAATGTGCGCGCGGCGGGGAATGGCATAGAGGAAGCCCATCCAGTGCAGGGCGAAGGTCATAATGAACATGCCCAGGAACCACAGCCACTGTGAGGCCACCGCCATTCCGCGGGCGACGAGGGGTTTGCCGGTGAGGTGGGGAATCAGCCAGAAGGCCGTGCCCATGGCGGCCATGGTCACCAGGGTGCCCACTTGCAGGTGGAAGTGGCCTGGAATCCAGACGGTGTTGTGCACGTTCTGGTTGAGGTTGAAGCTGGCATTGACCATACCACCGGCCCCGCCCGGAATGAAGGCCAGGAAGCCCAGCAAGAAGGCCAGCACGGTGGGGTTGTTCCAGGGTAGGGCTCCAATCCAGCCCAGCAGGCCCTTACCGCCGTTGGCCCGGCCTGCGACCTCGAGCGAAGCCGCGATGGTAAAGGCGGTAATCAGGCTGGGCACCGCCACCAGCATGGTCAAGACGGTGTGGATCATCTTCCAGTAGGGGGCGATGCCGGGGTCGGCGAACTGGTGGTGGAAGCCCACCGGCACCGAGAACAGCAGGAAGAGGATAAAAACCAATCTCGCTAAAGGGTCGGAGACCAGCTTGCCCCCGGCCAGCCTGGGCAGGGTTACGTAGGCCAGGGTGTAGGCCGGCAGCAGCCAGAAATAGACGATGGGGTGGCCGGTGTACCAGAACAGGGTGCGCATCAAGAGCGGGTCTACCCCCGCTACCAGCCCAAACGACCAGGCAATCAGAAACAGCGCCTCCACTACCAGCCCCAGGCTGGCCAGGAACCACATCAGCCAGAAGGTAACCGCCATGAAGGTGGCCAGGGGGGTGATTTTGCCCGGGTTGGCCTTGCGCCAGCGAGCCCACATATCCAGCACCAGGTAGATGCTCAGGTAGCTCGAGAGCACAAAGATGGCCGCGCCCAGGTAGAAGGCCCAGTGCGCCTGGAGG containing:
- a CDS encoding cbb3-type cytochrome c oxidase subunit I, with protein sequence MAVKTLFNYDAYASAPEKKYALYMMMLGFAALALGTFFGPLQAMNYGGLDLYPLLKPVFQSYYQGLTLHGVLNAIVFTQLFAQTIMVYLPARELGLRPNMTLAWVSFWMALGGLLLAAVPLLLNEASVLYTFYAPLQAHWAFYLGAAIFVLSSYLSIYLVLDMWARWRKANPGKITPLATFMAVTFWLMWFLASLGLVVEALFLIAWSFGLVAGVDPLLMRTLFWYTGHPIVYFWLLPAYTLAYVTLPRLAGGKLVSDPLARLVFILFLLFSVPVGFHHQFADPGIAPYWKMIHTVLTMLVAVPSLITAFTIAASLEVAGRANGGKGLLGWIGALPWNNPTVLAFLLGFLAFIPGGAGGMVNASFNLNQNVHNTVWIPGHFHLQVGTLVTMAAMGTAFWLIPHLTGKPLVARGMAVASQWLWFLGMFIMTFALHWMGFLYAIPRRAHISGSPIAMEAYKESAAWMALNIVSGVILFIAALLFFYVIFATALQNRREPSRVLPEVPFTEVMSKPEGSGLVQLTERVWFWFGLAVVLVVLAYGPVLFQMFTNMNPVPGQRLW